The Syngnathus typhle isolate RoL2023-S1 ecotype Sweden linkage group LG3, RoL_Styp_1.0, whole genome shotgun sequence genome window below encodes:
- the LOC133152061 gene encoding uncharacterized protein LOC133152061, which translates to MVSKDLFAYVNARLKQIKGINLPFGGMSVLAVGDFFQLPPVRQSKPLCVYDPTRLDHWRDDFKKITLTAIMRQKDDVAFAELLNRLRVKEKSDELSEMDRALLATRYTSPEMCPKHILHVFATNKQVDGHNSAMLELLHKDIVQIDADDYKKDKGTGRMARLEEKLNKAGVTRRQFPIKLAFACTIHKVQGMTTSQAAVSLKGVFEHGMGYVALSRVTSLSGLHILHMDERRLHANPQITAALAEMAEDSLESVMPLLHVMPSVDRANHLVVVHHNTEGLSCHVQDIVSHHELLFADVLCFTETHLQGSVADGRACLEGYTMFCRNRSDSYTNCPDLATKRGGGVGICVKSHIAAQEKKYVQGVTDIEFVVVKLEDPLNVLIAAVYRPPGNSLRTFLPSLGNLLRYLEVMEHHQILVCGDFNEDMLSASFKPILDLFRSKGYTQLIATATTDKNTLLDLIFVSRPQCALHSGVLQTYYSYHNPVFCVLTSER; encoded by the exons atggtgtcgaaagacctcttcgcctacgtgaatgccaggttgaaacaaatcaaaggaattaatttacctttcggtggcatgtctgttcttgctgttggagatttctttcagctccctcccgtgagacagtccaaacctctgtgcgtgtacgatcctacgcggctggaccactggcgtgacgacttcaaaaagatcacgctcaccgccatcatgaggcagaaagacgatgtcgcctttgccgaactgctgaaccgactccgcgtcaaagaaaagtcagatgaactgtcggaaatggacagagctctccttgccacgaggtacacttccccagaaatgtgtccaaagcatattctgcatgtttttgccaccaataaacaggtggatggccataactctgcgatgctggaactgcttcataaggacattgtgcagattgacgcggatgactacaagaaagacaaaggaactggcagaatggcaag actggaggagaagctgaacaaggctggagtgacgcgccgacagtttcccatcaagcttgcttttgcctgcacgatccacaaggtacaaggcatgacaacgtcacaggctgcagtttcgctgaaaggtgttttcgaacacggcatggggtacgtagctctgagtagagtgacttcgctcagtggtctgcatattctgcatatggatgagagaaggcttcatgcaaatccacaaatcactgctgctcttgctgagatggcagaggattctttggagagcgtcatgcccctccttcacgtgatgccgtcggtagatcgggcaaatcacctggttgtcgtccatcataacaccgaagggctgtcttgtcacgtgcaagatatcgtgtctcatcacgaactgcttttcgctgatgttttgtgcttcacagagacacacctccaaggatcagtggccgatggacgtgcttgcttggaaggctacacgatgttttgcaggaaccgaagtgattcttacacaaactgtcctgacttggcgacaaaacgtggtggcggcgtaggtatttgtgtcaaaagtcacatcgcggcccaggaaaagaaatatgttcagggtgtgaccgacattgaatttgttgtggtgaaacttgaagatcccctcaatgtgttgattgctgccgtttacaggcctccaggcaacagtctgcgcacttttctgccaagcttgggaaatctcttgcggtaccttgaagtaatggagcatcatcagatcttggtatgtggagattttaatgaagatatgctatctgcctcattcaagcccattcttgatttgttccgctcgaaaggctacacgcaactcatagccactgctaccactgacaaaaacacattgcttgacctcatttttgtctctcgacctcagtgtgcccttcattcaggtgtcctgcaaacgtactacagctatcacaatcctgttttctgtgttttgaccagtgaaaggtaa